From Brassica oleracea var. oleracea cultivar TO1000 chromosome C3, BOL, whole genome shotgun sequence, a single genomic window includes:
- the LOC106331656 gene encoding xylosyltransferase 1, with amino-acid sequence MKKVYRKVVWIRHSGFRVFRDKKWMFPFLSSLVLSVTLLMSLIYAGFETSYVEEEPLLLPFDNLSEEYFVESHLRKSMNSNRDSNSSEVPRLAYLISGTKGDSHRMMRTLQAVYHPRNQYVLHLDLEAPPKERLELAMSVKNDPTFLEVANVRVMSQSNLVTYKGPTMIACTLQAVAVLLKESLDWDWFINLSASDYPLVTQDDLLYVFSDLSRNVNFIEHMKLTGWKLNQRAKSIIVDPGLYLSKKTEIAWTTQHRSIPTSFKLFTGSAWVVLTRSFLEYSILGWDNFPRTILMYYTNFVSSPEGYFHTVICNTEEFKSTAIGHDLHYISWDHPPKQHPNSLSMKDFDKMVKSKAPFARKFHKDDPVLDKIDKELLGRTHRFSSGAWCVGSSENSSDLCSVRGNDSVLRPGPGAERLKELVQTLLSDELRSKQCS; translated from the exons ATGAAGAAAGTGTATCGGAAGGTGGTTTGGATCAGACATTCAGGGTTTAGGGTTTTCAGAGACAAGAAATGGATGTTCCCTTTTCTTTCAAGCTTGGTCTTGTCGGTTACTCTCTTAATGTCTCTCATTTATGCTGGATTTGAGACTTCTTATGTGGAAGAAGAACCATTATTACTACCTTTTGATAATCTCTCAGAAGAGTACTTTGTAGAATCTCATTTGAGAAAGTCTATGAACTCAAACCGGGATTCAAACTCTTCAGAGGTTCCTAGGTTAGCTTATCTGATATCGGGGACCAAAGGAGATAGCCATAGGATGATGAGGACTTTGCAAGCTGTGTACCATCCAAGAAACCAGTACGTTCTCCATTTAGACCTCGAAGCTCCACCTAAGGAGAGGCTAGAGCTTGCTATGTCTGTGAAGAATGATCCTACTTTCCTTGAAGTTGCAAACGTCCGTGTTATGTCTCAGTCTAATCTTGTTACTTATAAAGGCCCTACGATGATCGCTTGTACGCTTCAAGCCGTGGCGGTTTTGCTTAAGGAGAGCTTGGATTGGGATTGGTTCATCAACCTTAGTGCATCAGATTATCCTCTTGTGACACAAGATG ATTTGTTGTATGTCTTCTCGGACTTGTCTCGGAATGTGAACTTCATTGAACATATGAAACTCACCGGGTGGAAACT GAACCAGAGGGCTAAATCAATCATTGTTGATCCTGGCTTGTACCTATCAAAGAAAACTGAAATAGCTTGGACTACACAGCACAGATCAATCCCCACTTCTTTTAAGCTGTTCACAG GCTCAGCATGGGTGGTTCTGACTCGGTCTTTTCTTGAATATTCAATCTTGGGATGGGATAACTTCCCTAGGACGATCTTGATGTACTACACCAACTTTGTATCTTCACCGGAAGGATACTTCCACACAGTCATATGCAACACTGAAGAGTTTAAAAGCACGGCTATAGGGCATGACCTGCACTACATTTCTTGGGACCATCCTCCAAAGCAACACCCTAACTCTCTATCAATGAAGGATTTTGACAAGATGGTCAAAAGCAAAGCACCCTTTGCTAGAAAGTTCCACAAGGACGATCCTGTGTTAGATAAGATTGATAAAGAGCTCTTGGGACGCACTCACAGGTTCTCCTCAGGTGCTTGGTGCGTTGGGAGCTCGGAGAACAGCTCTGATCTTTGCTCTGTAAGGGGGAATGACTCGGTTTTGAGACCAGGGCCTGGTGCTGAGAGGTTAAAGGAGCTTGTTCAGACACTTTTATCTGATGAACTCAGAAGTAAACAGTGTTCATGA